One genomic region from Vitis riparia cultivar Riparia Gloire de Montpellier isolate 1030 chromosome 17, EGFV_Vit.rip_1.0, whole genome shotgun sequence encodes:
- the LOC117904755 gene encoding uncharacterized protein LOC117904755, producing the protein MKDNESLREFVKRFGQAALQVEACSMDAVLQIFKRSICPGTSFFESLAKKPPMTMDDLFRRANKYSMLEDDVRAATQQVLVAGQSSKGSTEGSAKLPDRPRPSDRMQEGPSRPEMPPLTPLSITYEKLLPMIQSMSDFRWPRPLGSDPSRRDHSKKCTYHKEHDHTTETCRSLQYLVERLIKAGHLRQYLRPDARDRNASRSHDSGAPAAPAAPKAVINYINGGPSDEEINSKRKRQKLLREAMVRERVNSIRPGITGGSPHPIDGAITFPPVDLTRILRPHRDALILSLGIDKFDVRRILVDPGSSADLIQASVISPMGHNLVGLENPGRILSGFNGASTISLGDIVLPVQAGPFTLNVQFSVVQDLSPFNIILGCTWLHCMKAIPSTYHQMVSFLTDDGQINLYGSQLAARQCYQIAREPGTSQENEPLPESTHELDQ; encoded by the coding sequence atgaaggataatGAATCCTTGAGGGAGTTCGTGAAACGATTTGGTCAGGCTGCCCTACAAGTGGAAGCTTGCAGCATGGACGCTGTCCTACAGATCTTCAAGCGAAGCATCTGTCCAGGCACTTCATTTTTTGAGTCACTAGCTAAAAAACCTCCCATGACGATGGACGACTTGTTTCGACGTGCaaacaaatactcaatgctTGAAGATGACGTACGGGCAGCCACCCAGCAAGTATTGGTTGCCGGACAGTCGTCCAAGGGTAGTACAGAAGGAAGCGCTAAACTTCCGGACAGGCCAAGGCCATCCGACCGAATGCAAGAAGGGCCAAGCCGCCCGGAAATGCCACCCCTCACTCCCCTCTCCATAACCTATGAGAAGCTTCTCCCCATGATCCAAAGCATGTCCGATTTCAGGTGGCCCAGACCCCTCGGATCGGACCCATCCAGGAGAGACCACAGTAAAAAATGCACTTACCACAAGGAGCACGACCACACAACGGAGACGTGCAGAAGCCTCCAATATTTGGTGGAAAGGCTCATAAAGGCGGGACATTTAAGGCAATACCTCCGCCCAGATGCCAGAGATAGAAACGCCTCCCGGAGCCATGACTCTGGAGCCCCCGCGGCTCCAGCCGCCCCCAAAGCCGTCATAAACTACATCAATGGAGGTCCGTCGGATGAAGAAATAAACTCCAAACGAAAGAGGCAAAAATTGTTACGAGAAGCAATGGTGCGTGAGCGTGTCAACTCCATCCGGCCTGGGATAACCGGAGGAAGCCCTCACCCCATAGACGGGGCAATCACTTTTCCACCAGTAGACCTTACACGGATATTACGTCCGCACCGTGACGCCCTCATTCTATCCTTAGGGATAGACAAATTCGATGTAAGACGCATCTTAGTTGACCCAGGCAGCTCAGCTGATCTGATACAAGCATCGGTCATAAGCCCCATGGGACACAATTTAGTCGGTCTCGAAAACCCTGGAAGAATCTTGTCCGGATTCAACGGGGCATCAACTATTTCCTTGGGAGACATTGTGCTACCAGTTCAAGCTGGCCCATTCACTCTCAACGTTCAATTTTCGGTGGTACAAGATTTGTCACCCTTCAATATTATCTTGGGGTGCACATGGCTGCACTGCATGAAAGCCATCCCCTCCACGTATCATCAGATGGTAAGCTTCCTTACTGACGATGGGCAAATCAACCTATACGGCAGCCAGCTGGCTGCTCGCCAATGCTACCAAATAGCAAGAGAACCAGGGACCAGTCAGGAGAATGAACCTCTCCCTGAGTCCACGCACGAACTTGACCAATAG